The genomic window AAGGTATATTTGGTTCGTTTAGGGTCTAAAATATCTCCGGTATAGCATAAAGAACCTTCTGCTAAACCTCTTGTATGTTTACGTACGTGTTCGATACAGGGCGCGATAGATTTCATCCAGTTTAACGAGTCAAAAATTCTAAAGACATCGACGCCATTCTCCCAGGATTCTGCCACAAATTTTTCTATCAGGTTATCCGGATAGGCTTTATACCCTACCCCGTTTGAACCTCGAATTAACATTTGTAATAGAATGTTAGGTATGGCTTTCCGTAAAGACTTTAATCGTTCCCAGGGATTTTCTTTTAAAAACCGCAGACAAACGTCAAAAGTGGCACCTCCCCAGACTTCCATACTGAATAGTTCAGGATGGTTTTTTGCATAGCCTTCTGCTACTTTAAGCATGTCGTAAGTACGCATCCGGGTAGCTAACAAACTCTGGTGGGCATCTCGCATGGTAGTATCGGTAAAATGAATTTTCTTTTCATTTTTTAACCAATCTGCGAATTTTTCCGGCCCTAATTTTGTCAATAGGTCCTTAGTACCGGAAGCATAGGTTGCTTCCTGATCAAAAGCAGGAACTTTAGGGGTTACAAATTGTTTGTCTAACTCCCGTTTTTTGACATCTGGGTTACCGTTTACAATAATATCCCCCAGAAAAGTTGCCAGTTTGGTTGCTCGGTTCCGGGATTCTCTTACTTTAAATAATGATTTTGTATCCCGAATAAAATTAACAGTCACCTGCCCTTTTCTAAAGGTATCATGAAGTAGAATGTTATCCAAAAAAGGCATATTGGTTTTAACCCCTCGAATCCTAAATTCGGATAAGGCCCTACGCATTTTTCTACTAGCACCGTCAAGCGTTCTTCCGCTCGCGGAAATCTTTACCAACATGGAGTCAAAAAACGGAGATATTTTTACCCCCTGGTATACACTTCCGGCATCCAGGCGAATTCCGAACCCGGAAGCACTACGATACGTGGTTACCACCCCGTAATCCGGTTTAAAGTCATTTTCAGGATCTTCGGTAGTAATTCTACATTGCAGGGCAAATCCGTTTACCCTTAGGCTTTCCTGGCTTTCTATTTTTATTTGTGTATCAGAGAGTTGATACCCCCCGGCAATAAATATCTGGGTTTTAATAAGGTCTACTCCGGTAACTACTTCTGTTACGGTATGTTCTACCTGCACCCTTGGATTTACTTCAATAAAGTAGATGCTTTTGTCATGATCTACTAAAAACTCAACCGTACCGATATTGTTATAATCTACCGCTTTACAAATGCTAAGTGCATATTGATATAACTTATCCAGAATTTCCTGGTCTACTCCGTAAGAAGGTGCATATTCAATTACTTTTTGATACCTTCTTTGTACCGAACAATCCCGCTCGAACAAGTGTACCATATTCCCATGCTCGTCAGCAACAATCTGCACCTCTATATGTTTTGGGTTTTCTACAAATTTTTCTAAAAACAAAGTTCCATCACCAAAGGCGTTTAAGGCTTCCCGTTGAGATTCCGGATACGCCTTTTTTAATTCTTCTTCTTCCCGTATCACTCGCATCCCACGACCTCCCCCTCCGGAAGCTGCTTTTAACATCACCGGATATCCTATTTTTTTGGCTTCCTGGAGTGCAATTGTTACGGATGTCAGGTCTTTTTTATTACTTTGAATAACCGGGATATTATTCTTTATAGCAACTTCTTTAGCCGTAATTTTATCTCCTAAAGCTTTTAAAACTGAAACTTTTGGTCCTATAAAAATAAGTCCGTTTTTTCTACATTCTTCGGCAAACTGCGCATTCTCAGATAAAAATCCATATCCAGGATGAATAGCATCTACGTTGTTTTCTTTGGCCACTTTAATGATTGCCGCACTGTTTAGATAGGGTTTTAAGGGTTCATGGTCTGCTCCAATTTGATAAGCTTCATCAGATTTATA from Aquimarina sp. ERC-38 includes these protein-coding regions:
- a CDS encoding pyruvate carboxylase; this translates as MKIKKVLVANRGEIAIRIFRACTELNINTVGIYTFEDRYSLHRYKSDEAYQIGADHEPLKPYLNSAAIIKVAKENNVDAIHPGYGFLSENAQFAEECRKNGLIFIGPKVSVLKALGDKITAKEVAIKNNIPVIQSNKKDLTSVTIALQEAKKIGYPVMLKAASGGGGRGMRVIREEEELKKAYPESQREALNAFGDGTLFLEKFVENPKHIEVQIVADEHGNMVHLFERDCSVQRRYQKVIEYAPSYGVDQEILDKLYQYALSICKAVDYNNIGTVEFLVDHDKSIYFIEVNPRVQVEHTVTEVVTGVDLIKTQIFIAGGYQLSDTQIKIESQESLRVNGFALQCRITTEDPENDFKPDYGVVTTYRSASGFGIRLDAGSVYQGVKISPFFDSMLVKISASGRTLDGASRKMRRALSEFRIRGVKTNMPFLDNILLHDTFRKGQVTVNFIRDTKSLFKVRESRNRATKLATFLGDIIVNGNPDVKKRELDKQFVTPKVPAFDQEATYASGTKDLLTKLGPEKFADWLKNEKKIHFTDTTMRDAHQSLLATRMRTYDMLKVAEGYAKNHPELFSMEVWGGATFDVCLRFLKENPWERLKSLRKAIPNILLQMLIRGSNGVGYKAYPDNLIEKFVAESWENGVDVFRIFDSLNWMKSIAPCIEHVRKHTRGLAEGSLCYTGDILDPKRTKYTLAYYVQLAKDIENAGAHILGIKDMAGLLKPYAASELVSALKSEIKIPIHLHTHDTSSIQSATYLKAIEAGVDVVDVALSGLSGLTSQPNFNSLLEMLKQHPREQKMNIDSLNQYANYWEDVREYYYAFESGLKAGSGEVYQNEIPGGQYSNLKAQATALGLADRFHEITKMYGEVNELFGDLVKVTPSSKVVGDMAQYLVSNNLTVEDVRQNGDTLSYPQSVIDLFRGALGQPEGGFPKDLQKTILKGQKPFTDRPNAHLEPIDFEKEFDSFIKTFKKGMGRELDITDFLSYQLYPEVFTQAYNHHLQYGNVVNVPTKNFFYGMTPGEEIIVELDRGKILLIELISVGEANEYGKVTVFFKVNGQTRNVEIQDQKVKVTKVENVKVNKADEKQLGAPLQGSLSSVLVKNGQAVKKNEALFIIEAMKMETTITATEDAIVKKIHLKAGTLMEADDLVLSLK